GAAAAAGATTAATTACTTCCTTGTTACCTATGCACTTGAATTGGGTAACATATCGCTTTTTTCCATTAAGGTTACCAAAATTTTGTCATATTTGATATTATTAGTGCACGGGATTAGACACCCCTACCGTACCCCAGTAGTCCTAAACTTAAACGAGATGCCCTTATCGACCCACATAGTGTTGTACCTATTGAAAATTGGAAATTCTATAAAGGGATTAAGAGAGATCACTTCGTAATATTGATCATTGCTATATGGCTTGTATTATGGGATGCCCCTGTGACTGGTGTTTGTAGCCAATTTTGCTAGCTCAATATGAGAGCCTTCAAAAAAGGCTGAAACGGTACTTATCAGTCACCCTGGGTCCTTTTCTATTTAGCTTTGTCGTCTAGTATGAAAATTGTCATTTTAGTTGGTCTGGCCTTTTTCATCAATACCAGCTGCCAATTGTCATGCACCACTTAGATTTTAGCATCCCTCAAGTATATGGTGTCATATTGTCATCACTTAGGCTCTTTTCATCTATCGGAGACTTTCACGCAAACAATAACAAACAGATATAACTGGTGAGTTCCAGCCTGCGTATGCGGGAATTAAAAGCTAAATATTGTTAACAGATAAAATACTCGCTGGATAAACGGGTTAGAGGGTCGGGCCTGGTGGGATAACCTGTTTTATAAACGAGTCGGGTGAGTGTGAAGGTTTTGCAGGTCAATAGTTTATAGGGAGGGGTTAGTGTCGGACCTTGAATTTAACACTTAAGATCACATGAACACGACCCATACCACGAAGTTGACAGCCCTAGATTTACTTTTGTTGAATTATATTGATCACATTTGTTTGTGGAATTACTTCAATTATTCAATGTGATTTAGTGAGACAGAGCCTACTGACGAGTTATCTGGACAAGTTAAGCAGCACTCACTATTTGAGGAATTTTGCCCCTTGTACCAAGATCAAATTTTTTGTCTTCTAATCCTCGCCCAGGAAATTTATTTCTAGCTCGACAGAATCTGGCTCAGGGTATTGATATTTATCTCACTAATATTAAATTTGTTAAGCAAGTACAAATGTAAATATAGAtaatgaataaaatataaattttgggAACAAGTATAGCCTGCTTTATAAATTTAACTGTATATACAGACCCCTGCATTCAATTATAGATGCACCTGCTCAAATTATAAAGTGCATCTTCGTGTATTGAAATATAATTGTGTCTCGCATAATTTCTTAAAACCAGACACAACTAGGTCCCTGAATAAAAAATTGTGTGGTGACATTACTTAATTAGTTGCGTGTTTTCTCTACAATTCATATTGTGGGCAAGTATCAACACCCATATCAAACATAATCTTGTAACTCAAATAATTTATGTCCTCTGCTTCTGTGAGCTGTTTCCATCTCTGCCCCCATCTCCTTATTCAATTATGCTCTTGAACTACTTGTCACTGATATTGTAGACAGACATATGCATGCATATAAGTATTCATGCATCACCTCATATACAAGTCCCATTTTTTCTCCCATCTCTATATTTTAGTATTCCATGCTTGCTTAACCTACACTcacatattatttatattgtATCCGTAGATTTAGATGTACATCTAGCTCGTCAACATGAATCCATGACTACAAAACAGCCTGTTATGCTacgtttatatatatatatttataatgtATTCGAAATCATCCAGTGAGACATCTTAGAACTTCAAGAAAGTTGTTAACTTGAAAGTGATTTAAATCAGAGGTTTCAAGTTGAACCTTTTTAATATTCTTAATAAAATTTAGACACTGAAGTAAATAGTTTCAtggagatatatatatatatatctgactGACCTATTTAGTTATACATTAATACCTTAAATCTTTTGGGGAGTCATTAATTTGAGTAACATTAAACTTGTAATACCGAAGTTAATATAGCAAAGGTGGAAGATGACTTGAACCTACGTTGATCTTCTTATATGTACATTATTTTAATGTATGCATGTTTGTATATTGTTTGTTATAGTTTGTGCACATGGGTGACTAATCAGTAGGTTCTATGCAGGAAACTAAGgtttgattagtgggttgatacAGTGAACTGTCCACGACCACATGGGGCCTTGCTTCTTAAGTGGCCTTCTTTTTGGGACATGAAGCTGCCCTATTTATATGCTCCATTTTCTTATGAATCAACTCATTCCAGTAACCTAGCATTTCTGTTTTTAATTTGAAGCTTCCAATTCTTGCTCCTATACTTTCACTTTACTAAACAGTCACTTCATGGCCTCTTTCGTACCCGAAAACTATGAATCCACTATTTGTTGTGAATTCAACACAGACAGTGCGCTTCTCTTGTCACAACTTCTTGATGAATCTCATGTGGAAGAGTGTGATGATGAGCGGTTAACAAATGTTATTCGATCATTAGAAGCTGAGATTATAGAACCAGCTATGATGACCATAGATGATGATTCATTTATGGATCTCGAGTGGGATGATAACTTTGTAGAGATTCAGAATTATATTTCTGACGGGCCAGTAGAAGATGTTATGAACGGTCAAGATTGTTCAACATCATCTGATATTGAAGATCTTGATAACTATAACTGGATGGATATGGAAGACATGATTGAATTTCGAGGAGTTAGAGATGATTTTTATTATTGTTCTTGGTACAATAATGATAATTACGACGATAACCAGTATACTCATGTAACCAACACTTTAGAGGAGCAAAATTATGGTTCCTTGTGGCAAGATACCCTTGTTATGTAATTTAATCAAGCTTAAAATCTCAATCTGTATGTGTATATTATCAATTCTCCACTGAGACGGCTGATTTTACCAGGAATATGAATATTAAATGAATTCAACTGTTTATAATACAATTTCTTGTAGATTCTTCGTGTTCCCTTATTTAGAGTAAAATAAGTGCTCTAATAAAAAATATTAGTGGTGACATCATTTGGCTAATTATTTATAAGAGCACCTAGGCTAGCTATTCATGTAATTATAATGAAATTTTTTAAGAAAGAGTAATGTTCATTTTTTTTATGATGACTTTactaatattttatataaaagaAGGAAATTATTCCTTTTATTTCTTTTGTATATTTTACTTTAATTGAAAGAATTCACTTTTAATAATGAAATGTTGAATAAAAGATTAGTATAAAATGTACCGTGGCGACAATATTACTTACATATCTTTTAAACAATTAATgccaaaattttatattttatataaggAGTGAGTTAGGATTCGTTGAGTTCAGCTTAATTTTGatgataatttttaaaatcattaaTACACTGTGAGACAAAGGAACGTGGACTCGAAAGTCATTGACATGATAATTAATGGGACATGAAATGATAAATCTTTATCCATCACTAGGCTAACTTTTTGTCCTTGATTTTGATGTTTTAATTGGTTGAaatcaaaacaaataaaataaaaatgcaAAATATATAGTTGACGATATGCTTAGTTTATAAATTAAGTAGGATATGACTAGCGGTACAAAATTGATTTTCGAAATATTTACGAAAATTCACGTgtcatatttttatttattataaataatagAAATGAATCTACTTTATTCATATCAATTGAAATATTTTATCATAGTCATTAAATATAATTTTGTAAgaattttatttttacttttttcGCCAGCGTAATGCAATCAAGTAAGTCTGATCTTTGGGTCGCAATCCGGATATGATTAGAAATTCCGGTGCAATAAAACTTT
The sequence above is drawn from the Apium graveolens cultivar Ventura chromosome 2, ASM990537v1, whole genome shotgun sequence genome and encodes:
- the LOC141708416 gene encoding uncharacterized protein LOC141708416, which gives rise to MASFVPENYESTICCEFNTDSALLLSQLLDESHVEECDDERLTNVIRSLEAEIIEPAMMTIDDDSFMDLEWDDNFVEIQNYISDGPVEDVMNGQDCSTSSDIEDLDNYNWMDMEDMIEFRGVRDDFYYCSWYNNDNYDDNQYTHVTNTLEEQNYGSLWQDTLVM